In a genomic window of Gossypium arboreum isolate Shixiya-1 chromosome 9, ASM2569848v2, whole genome shotgun sequence:
- the LOC108453593 gene encoding zinc finger CCCH domain-containing protein 41-like isoform X1: MELKVLSPKPGGTSAPDCISDPEEKEVSDEEDDDRNHKHRRRDTCSQSLERDSTDPVFTRPYRKRNKPLENGHNESQAAETCKNSNSLLLEKDLKSKFDRRYPGLASLPRGHLDLNQRIRSNQTFSGDSGPGRGRGRDNSSWNHRDSRFNSVDIAYQLVQPGSVAPSLFAGRGLPNLSNTQAPSRSAFAIMPGIPNGSLDTLHSIGLQGVLRPPMNSSLNMVIPRQRCRDFEERGFCLRGDMCPMEHGVNRIVVEDVQSLSQFNLPVSVPSAQILATSAGPGPLPSVFPPSTTLVNGKGIHSKSSKSGMTEDATGLNCAYTATTSAGGDLYDPDQPLWNNNGPEASAALTGQCSPKINEMEPLRNDDISDLHHGMLCESADNELPIRSSRSQGMNLSVWGRIGSSRSRIEAKDKIDHLPSDHLENETKKEQEPFPSSQDTSCQVKRICSEDDGSKVMDLSLKSQIDSHSRRKPTQKALRTLFVNGIPQKCNKREALLSHFRKFGEVVDIYIPQNSERAFIQFSRREEAEAALKAPDAVMGNRFIKLWWANRDSIPDDGVNSGMPVTPSGLTASGVPPQPVANKGKDNLQCIAQKSSVVHGTDVPSLKSPKSVSTNGPQAPPLLQKKLESLEQMKEELRKKQEMLEQKRNDFRRQLNKLEKQSSIVKGDPLSEPAAKRHKVGSAPDPAKALIPSSSEPSASAAKTCTKEMTDKNKLMENVVSRSPKSSTTMALQESMGSKQQYCKPRQSAPMRHPFLMNKYRLDNRPTAFRVIPPLPSGFADVDVLKEHFLQYGDLFSVELQDVENEDNDDIGSEALKKCSALITYSTRQSAERAYVNGKCWQGNNLQFKWLIYNTNPSSKETSSSAPKQTLEADVTKEEKTSHGVAQEVVGSGNGESENSDRESFAEHMELAEVSEQSPSPTSSMKESPKGDTS, translated from the exons ATGGAGCTGAAAGTCTTATCGCCTAAGCCCGGTGGTACTTCTGCTCCTGATTGCATAAGTGATCCGGAGGAGAAAGAAGTCAGTGATGAGGAAGATGATGATCGCAACCATAAGCATCGTAGGAGGGATACATGTTCTCAATCATTAGAGAGAGATTCTACAGATCCTGTATTTACAAGGCCATACAGAAAGCGCAATAAACCTTTAGAAAATGGGCATAATGAATCTCAAGCAGCTGAAACCTGCAAAAATTCTAACAGTTTGCTTCTAGAAAAAGACTTGAAATCTAAGTTTGACAGAAGATACCCTGGATTAGCATCACTTCCTCGAGGACATTTGGATCTGAACCAGAGAATTAGGTCTAACCAAACATTCAGTGGAGATTCTGGTCCTGGTCGGGGAAGAGGAAGGGATAACTCTTCTTGGAATCACCGTGATTCAAGGTTCAACTCTGTTGATATTGCTTATCAATTGGTTCAGCCAGGATCTGTTGCTCCAAGTCTCTTTGCCGGAAGGGGATTGCCTAATCTTTCAAACACACAAGCCCCATCACGGAGTGCCTTTGCCATTATGCCAGGAATACCAAATGGCAGCCTTGATACACTCCACTCTATTGGTTTACAAGGGGTGCTTAGGCCACCAATGAATTCTTCATTAAATATGGTCATCCCTCGCCAACGCTGTAGAGACTTTGAGGAGCGGGGATTTTGTCTAAGAGGAGACATGTGTCCAATGGAGCATGGTGTCAATCGTATTGTTGTTGAAGATGTTCAG AGTCTGTCACAGTTTAACCTTCCTGTTTCAGTTCCAAGTGCACAAATATTGGCAACATCAGCTGGACCTGGGCCGCTACCTTCTGTTTTTCCTCCTTCAACCACATTGGTGAACGGCAAGGGTATACATAGCAAAAGTAGCAAGTCTGGAATGACTGAGGATGCTACAGGTTTGAATTGTGCATATACTGCTACTACTAGTGCAGGTGGAGATTTGTATGATCCTGATCAACCCTTGTGGAATAACAACGGCCCAGAAGCATCGGCAGCACTCACAGGACAGTGTTCACCCAAGATTAATGAAATGGAACCATTGCGAAATGATGATATCTCTGATCTTCATCATGGCATGTTATGTGAGAGTGCTGATAATGAATTGCCAATTAGAAGCAGCAGGTCACAGGGCATGAATTTATCAGTTTGGGGTAGAATCGGTAGCTCCAGAAGTAGAATAGAAGCAAAAGATAAAATTGATCATTTACCCTCAGACCATCTTGAGAATGAAACCAAGAAGGAACAAGAACCATTTCCTAGCTCACAGGACACTTCCTGTCAAGTTAAGCGGATCTGCAGTGAGGACGATGGCTCCAAAGTTATGGATTTGTCATTGAAGTCACAGATTGATTCGCATAGTCGCAGAAAACCTACTCAAAAGGCACTCCGTACACTGTTTGTCAATGGGATTCCCCAGAAATGCAACAAAAGAGAGGCTCTTCTGTCTCATTTTCGTAAATTTGGAGAGGTTGTTGACATTTATATTCCACAAAATAGCGAACGGGCATTCATCCAGTTTTCAAGGAGGGAAGAGGCAGAAGCTGCTCTTAAGGCACCTGATGCTGTAATGGGTAACCGCTTTATTAAGCTCTGGTGGGCTAATAGGGATAGCATACCTGATGATGGCGTGAACAGTGGCATGCCAGTTACTCCAAGTGGTCTAACAGCTTCTGGTGTTCCACCTCAACCTGTTGCTAATAAAGGAAAGGATAATCTTCAATGTATTGCTCAGAAGAGTAGTGTTGTCCATGGCACTGATGTGCCTtctttgaaatcccctaaatcTGTTAGTACGAATGGTCCCCAGGCTCCACCTCTGTTGCAGAAAAAGTTAGAGTCTCTGGAGCAAATGAAAGAGGAACTACGCAAGAAGCAGGAAATGCTGGAGCAGAAGCGGAATGACTTCCggcgccagttgaacaaacttgAGAAACAA TCAAGTATTGTCAAGGGTGATCCACTGTCTGAGCCAGCGGCTAAGAGGCACAAGGTAGGAAGTGCACCTGATCCTGCAAAAGCTTTGATTCCTAGTTCCTCTGAACCCAGTGCTTCTGCAGCAAAAACATGCACTAAAGAGATGACAGATAAAAACAAATTAATGGAAAATGTTGTTTCTCGAAGTCCAAAATCAAGTACCACCATGGCATTGCAGGAATCTATGGGCTCAAAGCAGCAGTACTGTAAGCCTCGTCAGTCTGCACCCATGAGGCATCCATTCCTGATGAATAAATACAGATTGGACAACCGACCTACTGCTTTTAGAGTTATTCCGCCATTGCCTTCTGGTTTTGCAGAT GTTGATGTTTTGAAGGAGCACTTCTTACAATATGGAGATCTTTTCTCTGTGGAGCTACAAGATGTGGAAAATGAAGATAATGATGATATCGGATCTGAGGCATTGAAGAAATGCTCAGCTCTTATAACATACAGCACACGCCAATCGGCAGAAAGGGCTTATGTAAATGGTAAATGCTGGCAAGGCAACAATTTGCAGTTTAAATGGTTGATATATAACACTAACCCTAGTAGCAAAGAAACTTCATCTTCCGCACCAAAGCAGACTTTAGAAGCCGATGtcacaaaagaagaaaaaacatcACACGGCGTTGCCCAAGAAGTTGTTGGTTCAGGCAATGGGGAATCCGAGAATTCGGATAGAGAGAGTTTCGCTGAGCATATGGAATTGGCTGAAGTTTCAGAGCAGAGTCCATCCCCAACATCTAGCATGAAAGAGTCACCAAAAGGCGACACGAGTTGA
- the LOC108453593 gene encoding zinc finger CCCH domain-containing protein 41-like isoform X2, whose amino-acid sequence MELKVLSPKPGGTSAPDCISDPEEKEVSDEEDDDRNHKHRRRDTCSQSLERDSTDPVFTRPYRKRNKPLENGHNESQAAETCKNSNSLLLEKDLKSKFDRRYPGLASLPRGHLDLNQRIRSNQTFSGDSGPGRGRGRDNSSWNHRDSRFNSVDIAYQLVQPGSVAPSLFAGRGLPNLSNTQAPSRSAFAIMPGIPNGSLDTLHSIGLQGVLRPPMNSSLNMVIPRQRCRDFEERGFCLRGDMCPMEHGVNRIVVEDVQSLSQFNLPVSVPSAQILATSAGPGPLPSVFPPSTTLVNGKGIHSKSSKSGMTEDATGLNCAYTATTSAGGDLYDPDQPLWNNNGPEASAALTGQCSPKINEMEPLRNDDISDLHHGMLCESADNELPIRSSRSQGMNLSVWGRIGSSRSRIEAKDKIDHLPSDHLENETKKEQEPFPSSQDTSCQVKRICSEDDGSKVMDLSLKSQIDSHSRRKPTQKALRTLFVNGIPQKCNKREALLSHFRKFGEVVDIYIPQNSERAFIQFSRREEAEAALKAPDAVMGNRFIKLWWANRDSIPDDGVNSGMPVTPSGLTASGVPPQPVANKGKDNLQCIAQKSSVVHGTDVPSLKSPKSVSTNGPQAPPLLQKKLESLEQMKEELRKKQEMLEQKRNDFRRQLNKLEKQSSIVKGDPLSEPAAKRHKVGSAPDPAKALIPSSSEPSASAAKTCTKEMTDKNKLMENVVSRSPKSSTTMALQESMGSKQQYCKPRQSAPMRHPFLMNKYRLDNRPTAFRVIPPLPSGFADEHFLQYGDLFSVELQDVENEDNDDIGSEALKKCSALITYSTRQSAERAYVNGKCWQGNNLQFKWLIYNTNPSSKETSSSAPKQTLEADVTKEEKTSHGVAQEVVGSGNGESENSDRESFAEHMELAEVSEQSPSPTSSMKESPKGDTS is encoded by the exons ATGGAGCTGAAAGTCTTATCGCCTAAGCCCGGTGGTACTTCTGCTCCTGATTGCATAAGTGATCCGGAGGAGAAAGAAGTCAGTGATGAGGAAGATGATGATCGCAACCATAAGCATCGTAGGAGGGATACATGTTCTCAATCATTAGAGAGAGATTCTACAGATCCTGTATTTACAAGGCCATACAGAAAGCGCAATAAACCTTTAGAAAATGGGCATAATGAATCTCAAGCAGCTGAAACCTGCAAAAATTCTAACAGTTTGCTTCTAGAAAAAGACTTGAAATCTAAGTTTGACAGAAGATACCCTGGATTAGCATCACTTCCTCGAGGACATTTGGATCTGAACCAGAGAATTAGGTCTAACCAAACATTCAGTGGAGATTCTGGTCCTGGTCGGGGAAGAGGAAGGGATAACTCTTCTTGGAATCACCGTGATTCAAGGTTCAACTCTGTTGATATTGCTTATCAATTGGTTCAGCCAGGATCTGTTGCTCCAAGTCTCTTTGCCGGAAGGGGATTGCCTAATCTTTCAAACACACAAGCCCCATCACGGAGTGCCTTTGCCATTATGCCAGGAATACCAAATGGCAGCCTTGATACACTCCACTCTATTGGTTTACAAGGGGTGCTTAGGCCACCAATGAATTCTTCATTAAATATGGTCATCCCTCGCCAACGCTGTAGAGACTTTGAGGAGCGGGGATTTTGTCTAAGAGGAGACATGTGTCCAATGGAGCATGGTGTCAATCGTATTGTTGTTGAAGATGTTCAG AGTCTGTCACAGTTTAACCTTCCTGTTTCAGTTCCAAGTGCACAAATATTGGCAACATCAGCTGGACCTGGGCCGCTACCTTCTGTTTTTCCTCCTTCAACCACATTGGTGAACGGCAAGGGTATACATAGCAAAAGTAGCAAGTCTGGAATGACTGAGGATGCTACAGGTTTGAATTGTGCATATACTGCTACTACTAGTGCAGGTGGAGATTTGTATGATCCTGATCAACCCTTGTGGAATAACAACGGCCCAGAAGCATCGGCAGCACTCACAGGACAGTGTTCACCCAAGATTAATGAAATGGAACCATTGCGAAATGATGATATCTCTGATCTTCATCATGGCATGTTATGTGAGAGTGCTGATAATGAATTGCCAATTAGAAGCAGCAGGTCACAGGGCATGAATTTATCAGTTTGGGGTAGAATCGGTAGCTCCAGAAGTAGAATAGAAGCAAAAGATAAAATTGATCATTTACCCTCAGACCATCTTGAGAATGAAACCAAGAAGGAACAAGAACCATTTCCTAGCTCACAGGACACTTCCTGTCAAGTTAAGCGGATCTGCAGTGAGGACGATGGCTCCAAAGTTATGGATTTGTCATTGAAGTCACAGATTGATTCGCATAGTCGCAGAAAACCTACTCAAAAGGCACTCCGTACACTGTTTGTCAATGGGATTCCCCAGAAATGCAACAAAAGAGAGGCTCTTCTGTCTCATTTTCGTAAATTTGGAGAGGTTGTTGACATTTATATTCCACAAAATAGCGAACGGGCATTCATCCAGTTTTCAAGGAGGGAAGAGGCAGAAGCTGCTCTTAAGGCACCTGATGCTGTAATGGGTAACCGCTTTATTAAGCTCTGGTGGGCTAATAGGGATAGCATACCTGATGATGGCGTGAACAGTGGCATGCCAGTTACTCCAAGTGGTCTAACAGCTTCTGGTGTTCCACCTCAACCTGTTGCTAATAAAGGAAAGGATAATCTTCAATGTATTGCTCAGAAGAGTAGTGTTGTCCATGGCACTGATGTGCCTtctttgaaatcccctaaatcTGTTAGTACGAATGGTCCCCAGGCTCCACCTCTGTTGCAGAAAAAGTTAGAGTCTCTGGAGCAAATGAAAGAGGAACTACGCAAGAAGCAGGAAATGCTGGAGCAGAAGCGGAATGACTTCCggcgccagttgaacaaacttgAGAAACAA TCAAGTATTGTCAAGGGTGATCCACTGTCTGAGCCAGCGGCTAAGAGGCACAAGGTAGGAAGTGCACCTGATCCTGCAAAAGCTTTGATTCCTAGTTCCTCTGAACCCAGTGCTTCTGCAGCAAAAACATGCACTAAAGAGATGACAGATAAAAACAAATTAATGGAAAATGTTGTTTCTCGAAGTCCAAAATCAAGTACCACCATGGCATTGCAGGAATCTATGGGCTCAAAGCAGCAGTACTGTAAGCCTCGTCAGTCTGCACCCATGAGGCATCCATTCCTGATGAATAAATACAGATTGGACAACCGACCTACTGCTTTTAGAGTTATTCCGCCATTGCCTTCTGGTTTTGCAGAT GAGCACTTCTTACAATATGGAGATCTTTTCTCTGTGGAGCTACAAGATGTGGAAAATGAAGATAATGATGATATCGGATCTGAGGCATTGAAGAAATGCTCAGCTCTTATAACATACAGCACACGCCAATCGGCAGAAAGGGCTTATGTAAATGGTAAATGCTGGCAAGGCAACAATTTGCAGTTTAAATGGTTGATATATAACACTAACCCTAGTAGCAAAGAAACTTCATCTTCCGCACCAAAGCAGACTTTAGAAGCCGATGtcacaaaagaagaaaaaacatcACACGGCGTTGCCCAAGAAGTTGTTGGTTCAGGCAATGGGGAATCCGAGAATTCGGATAGAGAGAGTTTCGCTGAGCATATGGAATTGGCTGAAGTTTCAGAGCAGAGTCCATCCCCAACATCTAGCATGAAAGAGTCACCAAAAGGCGACACGAGTTGA